TAATATCACGCATACTTTCGATATTGTGTTTTACAATATCACCACCGGCTTTTGCTGTCGTTGCCGAGTCTGAAGCTTTTTCTGCTGCTTCTGCGGCCAAGCTCGCAACATGAGAAATTGATTTTTCTATACCTGCAACCGAATCCCCGACCGCACTAATCTGTTTCGTTTGTGTGTCCATATGATCAGCAAGACTGCCGTTGATATCTGAAATTTGCTGGGCGCCTCCTGCAATTGATTTAGAAGTAAAAGAAACATGGCCGATGATATCGTGAATTTTCGTCGCGAATTGATTAAAACCATCCCCTAACTCTGAAATTTCATCTTGAGATTTACCCGTATCAACACGCTGCGTTAAGTCTCCTCCTCCAGCTGCGATATCATTAATTGCATCAGAAATACGTGTCACTGGCTTTAACACCATAAGCTTTAATAAGAAAGCAAGTACACCAATCAAGATAATATTCAACACAATAATCTGAATAATCGTACTGGTTAACAGACTAGCAAGCTCTCCTCGAATAAAGCTGTCATTCGTATAAATATAAATCTGGCCTAATTTATTTTCATTACCATCACTTTCGTAAATAATCGGTCGTTTGATAACAGTATTTCGAGAAGTAACAGGGAAAGTCTTCGTTAATGCCTTTAATTTGCCATTTTCACGATAAAAACCAAACACAGGATCATCCGGTGTGGATACAGAAATCGCAGAAATAGACCGCGATAACATTTCTGATTTTAAAAGTGCCGAAAGTTGATCTTGATCTGCATTCCATAAAGGCTCTGCAGCACTGCGGGCGAGGCGATTGGATGTTAAGCTTGCCTCTTGCTCAAGCTGACTTTCAAGCAAGTTCTTAGTCTGGTTATAATTATACCAACCTGAGATAACCAAGATCACAGTGAGGATAACAATCAATGCACTATAGATTTTTATCTGTAGGCCCTTGGCGATATTTCCCATCGTAATACAACTTAATCTATGAAAATTCCTCTTAGCTGAAAGTATAGTCAAGTTTGTACGAACTTTTTTAGGATGAGCTAAACAGCCCCTAACACATCAGCTAGAAGCCCGGCAGCGGTCGCCCACCAATAAGGTGAACATGCAAATGGTCAACTTCTTGTCCTCCACCTTTGCCGGTATTAATGATGGTTCGAAAGCCATCACTCAAGCCCACTTTTTCAGCAATAGCCGACAAATTCATCATCATCTGTGCTATTACATCTTGATCAGCAGAGTTTAATTTTGCCAAAGAAACAATATGCTTTTTCGGTACAACAAGCACATGCACAGGCGCTTTAGGTTGAATATCCTTAAAAACAACCATACAGTCATCTTCATAAATGATATCAGCAGGTAATTCTTTATTGATAATTTTACAAAAAATGCAATCAGACATAATTTTTTCCTTTTCATCTATTTATTTATTTATTAATCTATTTATTAGTGAATTAGTTATCAACTATTAATTGCGCCGAAGAGAATAAAACGACCAAAATAAAACCCCAGCCCCCACGGCAACAAACGCCCAAGCGTATTGATCTAGCCATTCGAGCACATGCCGCCAATGAGGCACCTCCAAAAACATACCTCCCAGCAATAACAAGACAAGCCCCGTCACCAAGCCAGCGCTCGAACGTTTGGCATGCTTAAGCTGCCAAATATGTTCTTCCTTAGACTCTGCCACTCTTTTCAGCTCAATATGTTGCTCACGCTGATCGGCCAACCACTGGTGTGCGAGTGCTGGAAATTCAGGCAACTGCTCTGACCAGTTTGGAACATTCGCGATCAGCCGTTTAGCAAAGCCTTTCACGCCTACCTGCTCTTTCATCCACTGCTCTAAAAATGGCTTCGCTGTACTCCATAAATCCAGCTCTGGATAAAGTTGACGGCCCAGCCCTTCGATATTCAGTAAGGTTTTTTGTAAAAGCAATAATTGCGGTTGAACCTGCATATCGAATCGTCGTGCCGTTTGAAATAAACGCAATAAAGTCTGCCCAAAGGAAATGTCTTTTAATGGTCGCTCAAAAATCGGCTCACACACCGTGCGAATCGCCGACTCAAATTCATCCACTCGTGTTTGCGCAGGCACCCAACCCGACTCAACGTGCAATTCGGCGACACGGCGATAATCACGCTTAAAAAACGCCAGGAAATTACCAGCCAAATAATGCTGATCGTCTCGACCCAACGTCCCAACAATACCACAGTCTATGGCGATATAGCCCGGGTCCTCAGGCTTGCTGCAATCGACAAAAATATTCCCTGGATGCATATCGGCATGAAAAAAACAATCACGAAAAACCTGAGTAAAAAAGACCTCAACACCACGCTCAGCCAATCGCTTTAAGTTCACTTTGTTGGTCTTTAGTGCCTCAATATCCGCAACCGGCACGCCAAAAATACGTTCCATAACAATGACATTTGAATGAGTATACTCCCAAAAAATCTCCGGCACTTTTAGGACATGTTCCCCCATTAAAATTGCGTCGTAACTGAGAGGTATTAGCCGCCTCTCGCATCAAGTCCAGCTCATCCATTAAATTCCGTTCAAGCTCAGCCACAACTTCAACCGGCCGCAAACGCCGACTCGCCAACCAATAACGCTCCAATAAACGTGCAAGCATATACATTAAATCGATATCTTTACGCAGCACCCGCTTTAAATTAGGCCTGAGAACCTTAACAACGACCTCTTGCCCAGACGGTAAGCGCGCAGCATGAACTTGGGCAATAGAAGCGGAGGCCATCGGCTCATCGGCGAATTCCGCAAACACCTCTGATAATGGCCGTCGATAACTTTTTTCCAGTATCACTCTCGCTTGCGCAGCAGGAAAAGGCGGCACTTGATCCTGTAGCCGTGCTAACTCTAAAGCAATGTCATCGGGCAACAAATCCCGACGTGTTGATAAGATCTGGCCAAATTTAATAAAGACTGGCCCTAAAGACTCTAAACACAGACGCAGACGCTCGGCACGTGTGCGAGTTTCTCTTCTCCAGCTCCAAGGGTTTAAGTACATTAAAAACTGCAATGGCCTTAAAAAGGGAATCGCTAATACAAGCTCTTCAACACGATAACGTACCAATGCCCAGCCAATTCGCCAAAAACGCATCCAGACACGCAACTTCATCGCTGATCTCCATCACCCTTCGTACTCAATAGGTCCAAGCGTATTTTCAGGCGTTCTGCATCAAGACGCAGGGCTTGCAAAGATTCAACCCAATCACTCATTTCCTCATGACTGACCAACAAGCGCTGCTCATAAAGAACAAACTCAGAGGTGTTTTTCTTAAAACTCTCACCCGCTGAACTCAGCCACTCTCTACTCGCCCGCAAGCTTTGGCCTGCAACACCGGCCCAGAGTGGCCCGATATAACGAGAAATCTCGCCTTCCCAGTCAAATTCAAACATAGCCACATAACGCTGAACTTCCTGCAAAGTTGCAACATCACCATGTAACTTCACTTGCCTGGACAAAATCACCGTCTGTGGGTCTTCTGCTTTTGCAAGTGCCAACAAACCGGCGATATCACCACTAATCGTAACATCCACCGATTGTGATGAATCTGATAACTCTAGTGATAGCAATAAACCATCGGCTAATAGATACACATAAATCGGCCGCTCAAGCTCTTTAATGTCTAAGGCCAGCACTCGACCACTTAAGCTCGACCAAGACTCCATCAACCAACGATCGGTTTTTAACGCCCGATTCAGCGCCTTATTTAATAAAGGCAATAAAGGTTTTAATAGCGCACGATAGACCATTAGATTTTACAGCCTTCATGCAAAGCAACAATGCCTGCAGACAGGTTAGTATAACGACAACGCTCAAAACCTGCACCTTCTATCATGCCTTTCAAAGTCTCCTGATCCGGATGCATACGAATCGATTCGGCCAGGTATTTATAGCTAGCCGCATCTTTTGCAAACCATTGGCCTAAACGTGGCAGTACATGAAACGAGTACTGATCATAGAGCTTACTTAATAGTGGATAAGCTGGCTTTGAAAACTCAAGTATCAATAAACGTCCGCCTGGTTTTAAGAC
This genomic stretch from Piscirickettsia litoralis harbors:
- a CDS encoding methyl-accepting chemotaxis protein, with product MGNIAKGLQIKIYSALIVILTVILVISGWYNYNQTKNLLESQLEQEASLTSNRLARSAAEPLWNADQDQLSALLKSEMLSRSISAISVSTPDDPVFGFYRENGKLKALTKTFPVTSRNTVIKRPIIYESDGNENKLGQIYIYTNDSFIRGELASLLTSTIIQIIVLNIILIGVLAFLLKLMVLKPVTRISDAINDIAAGGGDLTQRVDTGKSQDEISELGDGFNQFATKIHDIIGHVSFTSKSIAGGAQQISDINGSLADHMDTQTKQISAVGDSVAGIEKSISHVASLAAEAAEKASDSATTAKAGGDIVKHNIESMRDISTSVHASASSIETLGKLGEDINGVIETINTIASQTNLLALNAAIEAARAGEQGRGFAVVADEVRKLAIRTAEATNEVAPVIKAIQDEVQNAVEKMNEGVTKVQAGVDEVTKAGEMLDKIQDSAGEVTKATDDIARAVSEQTEATKSVTGYMEKTLGEVENLKNSTHEAFDSAQTLAGDAAQLMGLVNQFTIDEEQIKKSSETEESSAAS
- a CDS encoding histidine triad nucleotide-binding protein, with amino-acid sequence MSDCIFCKIINKELPADIIYEDDCMVVFKDIQPKAPVHVLVVPKKHIVSLAKLNSADQDVIAQMMMNLSAIAEKVGLSDGFRTIINTGKGGGQEVDHLHVHLIGGRPLPGF
- a CDS encoding ubiquinone biosynthesis accessory factor UbiJ, which codes for MVYRALLKPLLPLLNKALNRALKTDRWLMESWSSLSGRVLALDIKELERPIYVYLLADGLLLSLELSDSSQSVDVTISGDIAGLLALAKAEDPQTVILSRQVKLHGDVATLQEVQRYVAMFEFDWEGEISRYIGPLWAGVAGQSLRASREWLSSAGESFKKNTSEFVLYEQRLLVSHEEMSDWVESLQALRLDAERLKIRLDLLSTKGDGDQR